The Herpetosiphonaceae bacterium genome segment GACAGCGAGGAACAGCGACGGGGTGCTTAGAGCTAGCTCAGCCTGGCGAGCTACTCGTTAACTTCCTTGATCCCCGGAGCATCGGCAAGATCCGACTGATCCGCCAGATACGAGTTGACGTTGGTCGCGCCAGCCTCGGCAAACATCTCCTGGGCGCGCGCGGCGGTTTCGCGGTCGGGAACCATAACCGATACAAGCGCCTGGCCTTCGCGCAGCGCCACGCCGTAGCGCTCGAACTCCTGAGTCGCCTCAGTCTCGGAGGAGTACAGCCCGATCAAGCCGCCGATGCCCGCGCCCATGCCGCCGAACAGCGCCAGCAAGACGCCTGTGCCGATCACCGGGCCGATGCCGGGGATCGCCAGCGTCGCCAGACCGGCCAGCACGCCAGCGCCGCTGCCAACCGCCGCGCCCGTCGCGGCATGTGCCGCCGTTTCGCCCAGACCCTCGGCGAGCGCGTCGTCGGTCTGGTTTTGATCGACGGCTCGCTCGCGCTCGGCCATGATCAGCGAAATATCCTGCTGCTCAAAGCCCGCCAGTCGCAAATTGCCGACAAGCTGATGCGCAACCGCATCGTTGGGAACGACACCGATCACATTTATGTTTGGCATTGCGGCTCCCTCCTCCTGTGCTCTCACGCTTACACAACCAGGCCACCGACGCTCGCTTTATATGCCCACAGCAGAATGAACGTGATCCCCATCAGCACGGCGATCGCCACGCCGCCGATGAACAGCGACGTAAACCAGCGGCTATCGAAGCGCAGGTGCATATAGAACATAACAACGAGCGCGCCCTTGATGATCGAAAGCAAGATGAGTACCGCGATCTCGCTCCACACCGGAACGCCGTAATCGCTAAGGTAGCTGGCGAAAACCTCGATCATCGTAACGGCAAAGAGCACAAAGAAGATATTAACGTACAGTCGCGCGTGAGACGGCGCATGGTCATGGCCCGCGGCAACCTCCGTCTGGCTTGATGAATGCTTAGCCACCTTTTCGTCCTTTCCTTCTGTATCAGCAGCTTAGATCAGATAGATCAGCGTAAAGATCGCCACCCATACCAGATCGACGAAGTGCCAGTACAAACCGGCCATTTCCACGGTCAAACTATTGCGTGAGCTAATCGCCCCGCGCAACGACATCGCCAGCACGATCGATAGCCAGATGACTCCAATACCAACGTGCGTACCATGAAAACCAGTGAGCGTGAAGAAGGTCGAGCCAAAGATGCTGGTCGTCCAGGTGACTGGCTTGCGCGGGCCTTGCTGAATTTGCGCGCCCGGATATTCCTCGTGAAGATGCTCCAGCTCTGCTTCCAGATGATGCTCGGCAACGCCGATCTGCTCGATCTTACCATCTTGCTTGGTAATCGTGACGGTGTGAAAACCCTCGCTCCACAGCTTGTTGAACTCGTACGTCTGCCCGCCCAGGAACATCAGGCCCAGCAGGATCGTCGCGCCCAGCCAGAGATGCGTGCCGCGCCGGTCGTTGTGCTCGACCGCGTTGAGCGCCAGCACCATCGTCAAGCTGCTCATCAGCAGGATGAACGCCAGGATCGCCGTCAGCGTAATGCCTAAAAAGTCTTCCGGCACCGGACCGCCCAGCGCCAGATTGCGCGGCTTCAAGACCAGATAGGTCGAGATCAGAGCCGTGAAAAAGATCGCCTCCGAGCTGATAAAGGTCCACAGGCCGAGCTTGCGGGTATTCACCCCCAGCGACGTAGGCGGATGATGCCCGCCGTGACCATGCGCGGCTCCAGCAGCATGCTCTTTCTGATCATGGGCGACTGCTTGCGCCATACAAACCTCTCATTTACAGGAGGTACGCGGCCTGCCTGCCACCTGTGAGAATGCAGCCTGCGGCAGCCAGGATTCAGGCGAGGTGGCGGCGACCACGTACCTTCTCGTTAACAGTGATCGGCGCGAGGCTCACAGGGTCTACACCTGCATGTGAGCGAAAGCCCTGGGCCTCGCGCCCTGCTTCGACTAATCGCGCGCCGCCTCGCTGGCAAGACCGGCGATGGCGACAAAGACAATCGAGATGCCCACGATAATAGCGGTCAGGCTTGGCCCAAACGCCACCGACGAGTAGAGCAGGCCGTACGCGGCCATCGTCAGGCCGAACGCCAGCACGATCGGGTAGAACGACGGCGGCGGCAGATGAATGCTGGGCGGCGTGTGCTCTTCATCCGTGCTGCCCGCAGCCTTGGCGTCGCGCGGCTTGGTGAAGTGCTGCGCCTCGCCGTACTTCAGATCCCAGACCGGGCGGCGCGTGCGAATCACCGGCAGCGAGTCGAAGTTGTGCGGCGGCGGCGGCGAGGTCGTCGCCCACTCCAGGGTATGCCCATCCCACGGATCGTTGCCGGCGATCTCGCCGTTGCGACGCGACAGAATGGCATTCAGGATAAAGATCGACACCGATAGCGCGATCATCAGCGCGCCGATCGTCTCCATCAGGTTCCAGAACTCGAAGCCCAGACCCGAGTCGTACGTCCAGGTGCGGCGCGGCATGCCGATCATGCCCAGGTAGTGCATCGGCATAAACGTCAGGTTCATCCCGATGAACATCAGCCAGAACTGCCAGATACCCAGGCGCTCGCTGAGCATGCGCCCGAACATCTTGGGCCACCAGTAGTAGAACCCGGCGAAGATCGCGAAGATCGCGCCGCCGAAGAGCACATAGTGGAAGTGACCGACCACAAAGTACGTGTCGGTCGTCTGGTAGTCGAGCGGCGGAAGCGCCAGCATCACGCCCGTGATGCCGCCGATCACGAAGAGGAAGATAAAGGCCACGCCATAGTAGAGCGGCGTTTTGAAGTTCAGCGATCCGCCCCACAGCGTCGCCAGCCAGTTGAAGATCTTGACGCCGGTCGGGATCGAGATCATCAGGCTGGTCGCAGAGAAGGCCGCGTTGGCCCACGGACCCATGCCCACGGAGAACATATGGTGCGCCCAGACGGTAAAGCCCAGGAAGCCGATCGCCACGCTCGAATAAGCGATAAAGGCATAGCCGAAGATCGGCTTGCGCGAGAAGACCGGGAAGATCTCCGAGATGATGCCGAAGGCCGGCAAGATCAGAATATACACCTCAGGATGGCCGAAGAACCAGAAAAGGTGCTGCCACAGCATCGGGTCGCCGCCTCGTTCCGGCAGAAAGAACGCCGTGCCGAAGTTGCGGTCGAAATACAGCAGGACCGACGCGACCGTGATGCTGGGGAACGAGAAGATCACCAGGAAGGCCACCACAAGCTGCGCCCAGACGAACAGCGGCATGCGGTTGAACTTCATGCCCGGCGCGCGCAGGTTGAAGACCGTCACGATGAAGTTGATCGAGCCCAGGATCGACGAGACGCCCAGGATGTTGATGCCGAGCACCCAGAAGTCCATCGCGTTGGTCTTGGGCATCACGCCGCCATTGGCCGACAGCGGCGCGTAGGCAAACCAGCCAGCATCCGGCGGATGGCCGATCAGATAGGAGCTGTTGAGAAAGATGCCGCCGAAGAGAAACAGCCAGAAGCCCAGCGCGTTCAGGCGGGGATAGGCCATATCGTTCGCGCCGACCATCAGGGGGATGATAAAGTTGCCAAGCCCGGCGTTCAACGGCATGATCGCAAGGAAGACCATGGTCGTGCCATGCATCGTGAACAGCTCGTTATAGACCTGTGGGCTCAAAAAGGTGTTCTCGGCCTGCGCCAGCTGGATCCGGATCAGCAGCGCGTCAATCCCGCCCCAGACAAAGAACGCGATCGCCGTAACAATATACATGATGCCGATACGCTTATGATCGACGGTGGTGATCCACTCCCAGGCGGTATGCCACCAGCGTCGCTCGCCTACCTGGGGAATGGGCACGGCGGTCGTTGCCATATCTACTCCTTTAGTCAATAGAACACAGTGTACCCGGCGCCCACTACTTCAACGATGCCAGATATGCAGCCAGGTCCTCGATCTCATCTTGCTTCAGCGTACCAAGCTTAATTGCAGTTCCCATCACATTATCCGGCTTGACCTCGTTCGGGTCGCGCAGCCAGCGCCGCATATTCTCCGGCGTGTTCTCCAGCCAGCCCGCCACGATATGCTGGCGGCTGCCGACGTGGGTCAGATCCGGACCCACGCGCGATACCGCGCCCGGATAGCCGGTAATCGCGTGGCACCCGACGCAGCCCTTGGTCTGGAACAACTGGTAGCCCCGCGCCTCCTGACTGGTAGGCTGCGCCTGCGCGGTAGCCGTCTCTGCCGCGTTGGCCGTCGCCGCCGCCGTCGCCGCCGTCGTCGCGGCAACTTCGTCGCCCGTCGCGGCCACGCCCGTCACCGTCGCAGCAACAGTCGCGCCAGTAGCAGGCGCGGCGGCAGCCTGCTGGACGCCCGCAGGAGCCTGTGCAGCCGCCTGCTGTTGCTGGACCCAGCTATCGAACTCGGCCTGGGGCTGGACGACCACGTGAAAGGCCATCATCGCGTGCGTGCCGCCGCAGAACTCGGCGCACTGGCCGCGTACCAGCAGGGTTTGCTCTGAGAGCGGCTGCATCAGCAGCTTATTCTCGTGGCCGGGGATCACGTCGGTCTTGCCCGAAACGCGCGGTGCCCAGAACGAGTGGATCACGTCAGCCGACGTGAGCGTTAACAGCACATCGCGGTTGGCCGGCACATGCAATTCATTAGCCGTGACGATATTCTGATCGGGATACTGAAACTCCCACCACCACTGGTGGCCCACAACGGTGACATTGATCGGATTCTGCGGCGCTCGCTCAAGCTCAGCCTGCGTGCGGAAGGTCAGCACGGCGATCACCAGCACCAGGATCGCGGGCGCGATCGTCCAGGCCAGCTCGATCGGCAGATTCCCGTGGAGCTGCACAGGAATCCCGTCGTCTGGACGGCGGCGATAGCGGATCACTGACCAGAGCAACAACCCCTCGACAATCACAAAGACGCCGATAGCCATCCAGAAGATCGGCTGGAACAGGTTGTTGATCTGGGTGCTCTCATAGCCATCAGTCGCGAACGTCGAGAGTTCGCCATCGAGTGAGCCGCAGCCCGCTAACAGCAGCGCCGCAACCACTACCAGACTGAGGGACCGAAAGGAGCGTTTGGAAAAGAACGGCATTCTATCTCCTCACAGCTACGAATAAGGGACTACCGGACACAAAAAGAGTACAACACCGCACGGCGCGGTGTGGTACGCGATTCAACGGCTCGTACTCACGCTGTATGGAGGTGCGGGGAAAACAACCATCCTACGACGCTGAGCTTTATTGCTACATTATACGCAAGACGCCGGTACCGTCAATCCGAACAGCGCGCATAAATACCTACAAGCACCGCCCGATACGAGGTCCGCTAGCGATCCGATCGATGTAGTAGCCATCCGCCTTCACGCCCGATCATCGCTGCCCGATCATGTAAACCGTTTCGTTGGGCGGAGCAGGCGGTGGCGCACCGGCTCTGCGCGCACAGCCGTAGCCGCGATCCGCCCATGCAGCAGCGCAGTTTACCACAGCCCG includes the following:
- a CDS encoding cytochrome C oxidase subunit IV family protein; protein product: MAKHSSSQTEVAAGHDHAPSHARLYVNIFFVLFAVTMIEVFASYLSDYGVPVWSEIAVLILLSIIKGALVVMFYMHLRFDSRWFTSLFIGGVAIAVLMGITFILLWAYKASVGGLVV
- a CDS encoding heme-copper oxidase subunit III, with protein sequence MAQAVAHDQKEHAAGAAHGHGGHHPPTSLGVNTRKLGLWTFISSEAIFFTALISTYLVLKPRNLALGGPVPEDFLGITLTAILAFILLMSSLTMVLALNAVEHNDRRGTHLWLGATILLGLMFLGGQTYEFNKLWSEGFHTVTITKQDGKIEQIGVAEHHLEAELEHLHEEYPGAQIQQGPRKPVTWTTSIFGSTFFTLTGFHGTHVGIGVIWLSIVLAMSLRGAISSRNSLTVEMAGLYWHFVDLVWVAIFTLIYLI
- the ctaD gene encoding cytochrome c oxidase subunit I — translated: MATTAVPIPQVGERRWWHTAWEWITTVDHKRIGIMYIVTAIAFFVWGGIDALLIRIQLAQAENTFLSPQVYNELFTMHGTTMVFLAIMPLNAGLGNFIIPLMVGANDMAYPRLNALGFWLFLFGGIFLNSSYLIGHPPDAGWFAYAPLSANGGVMPKTNAMDFWVLGINILGVSSILGSINFIVTVFNLRAPGMKFNRMPLFVWAQLVVAFLVIFSFPSITVASVLLYFDRNFGTAFFLPERGGDPMLWQHLFWFFGHPEVYILILPAFGIISEIFPVFSRKPIFGYAFIAYSSVAIGFLGFTVWAHHMFSVGMGPWANAAFSATSLMISIPTGVKIFNWLATLWGGSLNFKTPLYYGVAFIFLFVIGGITGVMLALPPLDYQTTDTYFVVGHFHYVLFGGAIFAIFAGFYYWWPKMFGRMLSERLGIWQFWLMFIGMNLTFMPMHYLGMIGMPRRTWTYDSGLGFEFWNLMETIGALMIALSVSIFILNAILSRRNGEIAGNDPWDGHTLEWATTSPPPPHNFDSLPVIRTRRPVWDLKYGEAQHFTKPRDAKAAGSTDEEHTPPSIHLPPPSFYPIVLAFGLTMAAYGLLYSSVAFGPSLTAIIVGISIVFVAIAGLASEAARD
- the coxB gene encoding cytochrome c oxidase subunit II produces the protein MPFFSKRSFRSLSLVVVAALLLAGCGSLDGELSTFATDGYESTQINNLFQPIFWMAIGVFVIVEGLLLWSVIRYRRRPDDGIPVQLHGNLPIELAWTIAPAILVLVIAVLTFRTQAELERAPQNPINVTVVGHQWWWEFQYPDQNIVTANELHVPANRDVLLTLTSADVIHSFWAPRVSGKTDVIPGHENKLLMQPLSEQTLLVRGQCAEFCGGTHAMMAFHVVVQPQAEFDSWVQQQQAAAQAPAGVQQAAAAPATGATVAATVTGVAATGDEVAATTAATAAATANAAETATAQAQPTSQEARGYQLFQTKGCVGCHAITGYPGAVSRVGPDLTHVGSRQHIVAGWLENTPENMRRWLRDPNEVKPDNVMGTAIKLGTLKQDEIEDLAAYLASLK